Within the Pseudomonas putida genome, the region TGCAGATCAACATCACCGGCCCCGCTAGAAAAAAGGCGCTGCACCAACGGTGGTTGTGCAAGGGCACGCGCAATTTCAAGCCACTGAAGAACAGCGAAAACAACACGGCGACCTCTGTGAGGTGCTCCATCCACCCGCTCGACTTGCTCAAGTCCAGTTGAAGAAAACCCAGCCCCGATGTACCCAGCCCGATACCCAAGGCAAGGCACACCACAGACGAGGTCACAGGGATCCAGCGCAGGTAGGAGGATGAGAGTGCGAGCAGCAGCAAGACTGCGCCCAGCATGGCGAACCAGACGATGAAGGTCATCTGCGCAGAAGCCTTGGGAAAGTTTTCGAGTATTTTTTTGACTTTCCGTCACGCCACGTCGTTCCGCTGCGCTTAGTGGGTTCACCCAATACCTGAGGTAAATGTAAAAAAAGATTTCAGCCCTTCACTGCGGTCAAACCCTATAGATCGCAGTGGAGATTACGTCATGAAATTCGCCCAGTTCTGCCAATGGCTCGCCAACCACGCCGGTAAGCCGAGCACCTTTTTGATCGCCGTGGTGTTGATCGCCATGTGGGCTGCCTCTGGGCCCTGGTTTCACTACAACGATACCTGGCAACTTATCGTCAACACGTCGACCACCATCATCACATTCCTGATGGTTTTCCTGATTCAGAACACCCAGAACCGGGATAACGACATCATCCACGTGAAGCTCGACGAGCTGATTCGCGCTACGAAATCTGCGGAGCAGTCGGTATTGGATCTCGAAGCGCTCGATAACCGGGAAATCCATAAACTTCGCAAGGAATATCAGGCGATGGGCAGCGAATGTGATCCCCACCATCAGGCGCCTGCTGAGCATCAGACGGACGATGTGGCTCGGGATAACCTACAGCGCTAGAGACCTTGTTGGTGGCCCAGCAGAAGAGTTGAAGGTACGTCTGCAGGGGGAAGCGCTTGGTCAATAGCTTGAGCGAGTTCCTCTATCGACCACGGCTTGAAGAGGTAGGTAACAGGTGGTGTGACCTGAGAAGCATCCAGCTGATAGCCCGAGGTCAGAATGGCGGGTAGCCCAGGCCACCTTTCGTGTGCCATGGAGATGAATTCCATACCTTTGATGCTTCCCGGAACACCGTGATCGACAACGATCAACGAGCAGTCGCTCTTGAGTCCCATCAAGTGAATCAAAGCATCTTCTGAGTTATCGAACGCATCGCAGGTGGCGCCCAACTCGATCAGGATTTCCACCAGAAGGGCTTGAAGCGTTGGATCATCCTCTACGACAACTACTGTCTTCCCTGACAGCGACAAACCCTCAATGTCGAGCTTCATCACCCTCTCCAGTACGTAATCCAATGGTCGAGTGTTTCACTCTTCCGGACATGCGTCGATGGGGGCTAAAGGCCACCAAACTCAATGGCCTTACAACTTCGTCAAATGGGACAAGCCTTCACGCATGAAAATCTCCACGGTCTTTGGGCCTACGCCCTCTAAACTCAGTAGCCAGCGCTTAAATCCCTCAGCATCTGACCCCTCCTGCAGTGCCTCAAGTTGGGCAACCAGTTCCACTTCTACCTTGTTGCCAAGATCATGCAGTCGTCGGGCAGTGGATTCATCGTAGCGCGCATAGCCGGCCTGGCCGAGGAGTTTGACCAGCGTGGAATGAGAAGTCTGGGCAAGCTTAATCGGCGTATCCAGGCCCTGCTGATCGACAAGCGTCCGGTACGCCTGCACTGCTACGGTGGCGCGGATGCGCTTCCCCATGAGAAAGCTGGCCAACAACCATCTGAACACGCCAAGGGCATCCGTGACCTCAATGCCGAGGTCACAGGCAGTTATAGTCTTCAACCTTTGCTACGGCGCGGGTCAGCTGAACGTGGATAGGTGCGTTCCTCCTCGAGAGTGCCGTCCGCTTTGTGGATCTTCACGGACGCCGTCTTACCCTCGAAGACATCTGCAAGGACACTGACAAGCTCCTGCTTCGTGGCGGCTCGTTTTGAGGCTCGCTCAGCACCGACTTTCTTCAATTCCCAGCCATCCGAAGTCGGGCTGAGGTGATAACTATCCATCAGCTGGTTCTCCTCTCTAAAGGGATTGGCCATCGTCCTGAAGGTCTTCTTCAGCCTCAGCCGCATCCGTGGCATCAGCGTCATTCAGTGGCGGCGACGTGGGCTTTTCCGGATCGTTAATGAAAGGCACGTCGCTTGGGCCTTTTTCTTCAGAGCCTTCGGTTTTAGGCTGCATGGCAACACCTCCAGGCACGTTGATGGAATACCGGTCTCAGGCCCCTTAGGTAGCACCTGAGAATTTGCCGACATCGATAGGTTGCGGAACGAATTCGGGGCCCTCTCCAGCCAGCCTCCACTTCACCTTGGCAATGCCATACCGCTCAGCCATCGGGCGACTGACCAGTTTGATGTTCTGCTGACTGAAACGCGGAATGATGCCCACGCCGGCATCACAGCCGGCCCAGTGCCATGCGGCGCCGTTGTCCATTTTCTCCAGACGGATAATGAATGTCCGAGGCTCACTGTGAAGCTCGTACTCAATTACATAGAGTTGCTGTCCGATCACCAGAATTCCCTCCCTAGTCATGCGTTATTGAGCAAACCAAGGAAGAAATAATTCCATCGAAATGGCAGGTGGTAAGCCACTGCGCATAGTCGACGCGCCGGGGCTATGTGTCCTGACTACCTGTAAGAAATTCGAACAAGGTCTCAGCGCAGGCCGTAATCCCCTCCAGAAGCACCATTTCGAAGCCATGGGTATTCTCGGTGGGTATCGCAATGCAACCAGCCCGGGCATCGATCCCGGCGCTCATCACCGCGCTTGCATCGGATGCAAAATCGACGAGCAATGCCGACTGGGGCTTAAAACCGGCCTTTAGGCCAGCGGCGATTAGGCCCTGCACCACGGTGCGGCTGTAGTATCCCTTCTGGTCGCCGGTATTGATGATCGGATTGGCCGAAAGCTCCGTGCCATATTCCTCAAGTACAGGGCCGACCTCGACAGCGATTGTGGTGTCGCCGGGCAGCCGGGAAGCTGCGTACATGGCGCCGGCATTCGACTCTTCCTCCAGCGTCGTAAGCACGAACCAAACGTCTTGCTTCAGTTTCTCTCGCCGTTCACTCAGTAGCTTCGCACAGAGAATGACAGCGCTCAGCGGAGCTCGGTCGTCGAGGAAGTGAGCGGCAATACAGTCATGTACCTTGAAGGGCTTACGCCAGTGCTGACTCAGCACGACTCGAGTACCAGGCCGAACGCCAAGCTTCTGGAGCTCTGACTTGCTCTTGCGCGTGACGATATAGACATCTTTCCACTGAACATTTCCTGCCAACACGTCTCTTCCATTCGAAGTACGACCGCTGTTGTGCATTGAACCGTAGGACAAAACACCCGGCAGGATGTGTTCATCGCCCAGGATATCGACAGGGCACACGCCGAAGCTTATCGGTTGCGCCCCCCCTAGAGCGAGCACCTCCAGGGTGCCGTTCTCCAGCACATTTTTGACGATCATCGCGATCTCATCGAGATGGGCCATAACGCGTATGGCTGCCTCTGGGCTACCAGCGCGGCCCCCACGAATTACCCCCACCACATTGCCAGCAGGGTCGATGTGCGTGTCATCACAGAATAGGCGCAGCTCGCGCAGACAAATGGCCCGTACTTCATCTTCTTGTCCGCCCGGCCCTCGGGCGTTGAGGAGCTCGGTCAGTAATGCCTCAGTCTTCAAAATGTTACCCCCATGTTCGCACGCAGACGTGTTCAGGCCAGCTGGATGTACACCGAGTAGCTACCCAGTAACACCCAGAACACCAGAAAGATCCACGGCGTCCGTAGCGAGAACAGCAATGATTTTCGATGCCCTGCACGCGAGGTTTCCGCCTCACAGAACAGCGGCGACTCGTCGTAAGCCAACCCCATCAACGGCTCGCTGCGCAGTAGGTGGCTCTGTTTGAGCTGCCAGTGATCGATGATGTTGTAGGCCGCCCGAATGCCAGGCCAGGCGTTGAGCGAGCTCAGTACCCCGAGCAAGGCGAGGAAAGCGGGCACGATCAGGGTGAACATCTCGCCCCATCCTTGATTGAGGTTCCCCATGGAGGAAACGAAGGCGATGACCAGGAATGACTGAGCCGCCAGGTAGGCATCCGTGCGGTTGGCCAGGATGCTGGTTTCGTACTGGATCTCACGCCGGTAAAAATCCAGACGCTCCTTAGGAGAGCCAAACATCCTGGCATTGTGCTCGCTGATCTCGTGCTCAGGGGTCGTTGGGGTAATGATTCGAGGCACTCGCTACTCCGGGTATTGGGCTCCGAGCGAAGAGATGAGACTGGAGCTGAGTCCGGTAGAACAGGCGATGGGGCATGGAATTCAATTGGATTGATATCCCGCACCGCTCGTCGTACCAACCGCAGATTGAAACCAACACGAGGAGGCAGGGCCTTTCGAACCGGTATGAACGTTCTCAACTGCAGGAGCTTCTACCATGCGAGACTTCCCTACCCCGCCCTTCCCTTCGCAGCCTCAAAATGTCCCTGGCTCACAGCGCAAGATGGAGCCCTACCCGGATTGTGGTGAGCAGTCGTATACCGGCCACAATCGCCTCGAAGGCAAGGTTGCACTCATCACCGGAGCAGACAGCGGCATCGGGCGGGCAGTGGCGATTGCCTATGCCCGTGAAGGCGCCGACGTCGCCATCGCTTATCTGAATGAGCATGAAGACGCGAAAGAAACCGCGCGCTGGGTTGAGTCCGCAGGCCGTCAATGCCTGCTGTTGCCCGGAGACCTGGCGCAGAAACAGCACTGCTACGACATCGTCGAAAAGACCGTTAGCCAGTTCGGGCGTATCGACATCCTGGTCAACAACGCGGCGTTCCAGATGTCCCACGAAACCCTGGAGGAAATCGACGATGACGAATGGGTGAAGACTTTCGATACCAACATCACCGCCATCTTCCGTATTTGCCAGGCGGCCCTGCCTTCCATGCCCAAGGGCAGTTCGATTATCAATACGAGCTCGGTCAATTCCGACGATCCATCCCCCAGCCTGCTGGCTTATGCCACGACCAAGGGGGCCATTGCCAACTTCACTGCTGGCCTGGCTCAGTTGCTAGGCAAGAAAGGTATTCGGGTCAACAGCGTTGCGCCAGGGCCTATCTGGACGCCTCTAATTCCTTCCACCATGCCAGAGGAAGCGGTTACACACTTTGGTTCCAAAACACCATTGGGTCGTCCCGGACAACCGGTGGAGGTCGCTCCGATCTACGTGCTGCTGGGCTCCGACGAAGCCAGTTACATCAGTGGCTCACGTTACGCAGTGACTGGCGGCAAACCGATCCTCTAGTGAAAAGAGGCTCGCCGTGCTGGCGAGCCTGACTCTCTTTTTGCGTGGCAGTTTCAGCGTTTGTGCTGATCGTGATCACGGGCCGTTTTTTGCGCTGTCGAGTCATGTGATGTGCCGGTGGATCCATCCGGACGATGAGCATCGTTATCTCGCTCCTCTTCCCCATGCGGCCTTGTCTGCGCACCTTCTTTTTGGCTGACGCTCACTTTCTTCATGTTGCTCTCCTCCCATTGCCTTTGAACAAGGGAAGCCAATCTACGGGGCAAAGTTCAGGTCAGTGACACTTCAGGAGATGGGCGGGCAACACGGGCGATGAACCAATTACCCCAGGCTCGCGTCCACCGCAAAACAAGCGAGTCGATTCTGGAATGGAAAACGACCCTGTACTGGCCGCCCTCGGCTATCTCAAAAACAACAAACTGATTTTGAGCACAGCAGAATCGTGCACTGCAGGCTGCCTTGTGGCGTTGTTGGCGGCGGTACCGGGTACCGGAGAGGTGCTGGAAAGCGGCTATGTCGTCTACTCACCCAGCGCCAAGAAGCGGCTGCTGGGGGTCAGTGCCGAAACCATCGAACGATACGGCCTGACCAGCGAAGCAGTAGCTTGGGAAATGGCCTTGGGCGCCTTGAGGGACAGCGATGCGAATGTGGTGATCGCCACCACCGGTATAGCCGGGCCGGCGCCCGAATCCGGGATACCACCGGGGACGATGTGCTTTGCGTGGGCCTTCGCCGGCGAGCCAATTGCCGTTTTCACGCGCACTCAACGCTTCTTCGGCGAGCGGCCTGAAGTCATGCGCCAAGGTGCCCTGTTCGGGTTGACCCGGCTTTCCCACTATCACCAGCGCTGGCTACGCGGTGAGCGCGCCTGAGGGGGTGATCATGTCGGAAGATGAACTGCTATCCAGGCGTCATCCTGTTCAAGAAGACATGCCGATGCAGCAGCGTGTTTGGCGCTTCGAGCGCGTGGGGTGGTACGTGCTCGTGGCCATCGTATTGCTTGCCTTGGCAGGCCTGTTCGGTAATGGCCCATTGAGCGATGCGGAGGTGGTGAGCCCGAATGGACGGGTACGGGTTGAGTACCAGCGCCTCAGCCGAAGCGGCACGACAGACAGCCTTTTCATCACCGTTCAGGGTATCCCTGGTCAGCCGGTGGAGGTGCAACTCGAGGGATCATTGCTCCGTGACGCCAGTATCGAGACGTTGCAACCGGAGCCACAACAGTCGATGTCGCATGGCCAGGCCATGCTGTTCCAATTGGGTACTAAGCAAGATGGGGTCGCCACCTTGTACTTGACCCTTCGAAGTGAGCACGTAGGCACTCTAGAGGGCAGCGTCAGGGCTGGCCCTGAAAGCGCCGTTCACTTCTCCACATTCCTTTACCCCTAGGAGTGCGTCATGGATTCGATCCTCCGCGCAGCCGGGATGTACGTCGCACTTATGCTGCTGTTTCGCGTAGCCGGACGGCGCTCACTGGCCGACCTGACGACCTTTGACTTCGTCTTGTTGCTGATCATTGGGGAAGCCACCCAGCAGGCACTTCTGGGCGAGGATTTTTCATTCACCAATGCCATGCTGGTAATTGCCACGCTGATCGTTTTGGACGTCGGCCTTTCACTCGCGAAGCTCAACTCCAAGCCCTTGGCCAGGTTTCTGGATGGGCACGCTACCCTGGTTGTTGAAAATGGGCGCTTCCTGCATCACCGCATGCGTCGCGCACGACTCACGGAGGACGATATCCTTGAGTCAGCGCGGGACAGCCAAGGCATCGAGAACATTGAGCAGGTAAAGTTCGCTATCGTCGAACGCAATGGAAAGATTTCGATCATTCCTGCCGAATAAGGCACGGAGCTCCACCTCTCAGGCCTTTTAGAGTGCAAATATCGCCTGGCTATGGTCGATGGTAGGGATGGGCATCAGTTCGCGCCGGGATACCAGCCAGGCCCGCATCCGCTCGGTATCAAAAATCTGACCCTCTTCCATCATCACCAGAATGAGCGCTTGGGACATTCGGTAACAGCCGCATTTAGAACAGCGTCGCTCTTCCCATCCACCGGTG harbors:
- a CDS encoding low affinity iron permease family protein, whose protein sequence is MKFAQFCQWLANHAGKPSTFLIAVVLIAMWAASGPWFHYNDTWQLIVNTSTTIITFLMVFLIQNTQNRDNDIIHVKLDELIRATKSAEQSVLDLEALDNREIHKLRKEYQAMGSECDPHHQAPAEHQTDDVARDNLQR
- a CDS encoding response regulator; its protein translation is MKLDIEGLSLSGKTVVVVEDDPTLQALLVEILIELGATCDAFDNSEDALIHLMGLKSDCSLIVVDHGVPGSIKGMEFISMAHERWPGLPAILTSGYQLDASQVTPPVTYLFKPWSIEELAQAIDQALPPADVPSTLLLGHQQGL
- a CDS encoding DNA methylase translates to MKTITACDLGIEVTDALGVFRWLLASFLMGKRIRATVAVQAYRTLVDQQGLDTPIKLAQTSHSTLVKLLGQAGYARYDESTARRLHDLGNKVEVELVAQLEALQEGSDAEGFKRWLLSLEGVGPKTVEIFMREGLSHLTKL
- a CDS encoding DUF2188 domain-containing protein, which codes for MDSYHLSPTSDGWELKKVGAERASKRAATKQELVSVLADVFEGKTASVKIHKADGTLEEERTYPRSADPRRSKG
- a CDS encoding DUF6555 family protein; this translates as MIGQQLYVIEYELHSEPRTFIIRLEKMDNGAAWHWAGCDAGVGIIPRFSQQNIKLVSRPMAERYGIAKVKWRLAGEGPEFVPQPIDVGKFSGAT
- a CDS encoding peptidase M42, translated to MKTEALLTELLNARGPGGQEDEVRAICLRELRLFCDDTHIDPAGNVVGVIRGGRAGSPEAAIRVMAHLDEIAMIVKNVLENGTLEVLALGGAQPISFGVCPVDILGDEHILPGVLSYGSMHNSGRTSNGRDVLAGNVQWKDVYIVTRKSKSELQKLGVRPGTRVVLSQHWRKPFKVHDCIAAHFLDDRAPLSAVILCAKLLSERREKLKQDVWFVLTTLEEESNAGAMYAASRLPGDTTIAVEVGPVLEEYGTELSANPIINTGDQKGYYSRTVVQGLIAAGLKAGFKPQSALLVDFASDASAVMSAGIDARAGCIAIPTENTHGFEMVLLEGITACAETLFEFLTGSQDT
- a CDS encoding SDR family oxidoreductase, whose protein sequence is MRDFPTPPFPSQPQNVPGSQRKMEPYPDCGEQSYTGHNRLEGKVALITGADSGIGRAVAIAYAREGADVAIAYLNEHEDAKETARWVESAGRQCLLLPGDLAQKQHCYDIVEKTVSQFGRIDILVNNAAFQMSHETLEEIDDDEWVKTFDTNITAIFRICQAALPSMPKGSSIINTSSVNSDDPSPSLLAYATTKGAIANFTAGLAQLLGKKGIRVNSVAPGPIWTPLIPSTMPEEAVTHFGSKTPLGRPGQPVEVAPIYVLLGSDEASYISGSRYAVTGGKPIL
- a CDS encoding CinA family protein, with the protein product MENDPVLAALGYLKNNKLILSTAESCTAGCLVALLAAVPGTGEVLESGYVVYSPSAKKRLLGVSAETIERYGLTSEAVAWEMALGALRDSDANVVIATTGIAGPAPESGIPPGTMCFAWAFAGEPIAVFTRTQRFFGERPEVMRQGALFGLTRLSHYHQRWLRGERA
- a CDS encoding DUF421 domain-containing protein translates to MDSILRAAGMYVALMLLFRVAGRRSLADLTTFDFVLLLIIGEATQQALLGEDFSFTNAMLVIATLIVLDVGLSLAKLNSKPLARFLDGHATLVVENGRFLHHRMRRARLTEDDILESARDSQGIENIEQVKFAIVERNGKISIIPAE